AGAGGCATCAATTCATTTCAAGGAAGTACTTGAACAAGAAAGACCGGATTTAAAAATGGTGATGTGGGATGAAAGACTGAGTACAGTCGGAGCTGAACGTACACTATTAGAAGCAGATGTTTCTCGAAAAAAAAGAAAGAAAGTTATAGATAAAATGGCTGCTGTATTTATTTTGCAGGGGTACTTAGATTCTATTAAATAAAGATGAGGAGAATGAATAATGACTGAACATAATCATGAAGAACATTTAGATATCAACAACGAGGAAGAATTATTAACGTTAATCGATGAAGATAATAACGAAGTTTTATACCGTAAAGTTTTAGAATTTTATCATCCTGAATTCAAGAAAGAATACATCATTCTAGCTGAAGAAGGAACTGAGAACGAAGAAGAAGTTGAATTAATTCCTATGATTAATGAAGCTAACGATGATGGTGAAGGTGGTAAATTATTACCAGTTGAAACTGACGAAGAGTGGGAAATGATAGAAGAAATCGTTAATACTGAAATGGATGACGTTTAAAAATTAATATGTAATAGTACACGATACCCCTAATGTGATATAATCATTAGGGGTATTTAATTTACATAAGGAGTTACATATGGGAAAAAATAGTATATATAAAGATGCTAGATTATTATCGAAGTATATTAGTATAACGATAATCGGTATCCTCTTTTTATTATTTTTATTAATAACTATAGTCGGCTTAATTTTTGTGGGAATTAATATAAAGCCAGTAAATGCTGATAGTAATGAACAAGTCATTGTTGAAGTTAATCCAAATACAACAACTGAAATGTTAAGTCATCAATTAGCAGATAAAAAAATTATTAGAAACGTCACTATTTTCAAATATTATTTAAAATTGAATAATATTTCTAGCTTCCAAGCAGGGGAATATAAATTTTCACCTTCAATGTCACCTAGAGAAATAGCTAAAAGTTTAGAAAGTGGGAAAGTATATTTAAAAACTGCCATCCAATTTGATGTTAAGGAAGGTTCTAACTTAGAGCTTATTGCAGGCATAATTGAAGAAAATACTTCTATTAGTCGTGAAGCATTTTTGAAAAAAATGCGAGATCTAGATTATATTAAAAAATTTCAAAAAAAATATCCCGACATGTTAACAGATGAAGTGTTAAATAAGAACTTGCGCTATCCTTTAGAAGGATACTTTGCGCCTTCTACTTATCAATTTTCAAAAAGTGATGTATCAATTGATGATATTACGAATGAAATGCTAAAAGAAACTTACAATAGTACATATAAAATTTATAAAGATAATGGCGGATTTAAATTTACGTCAAATTATGAAGAAAAGAAAATTACTTTTCACGAGTATTTAACATTAACATCCATGGTTGAGTTGGAAATGAAGAAAATGACAGATAAATCAAGATATGTTTCTATGCTTATAAATAGAATCGAAAATAATCCGCAAATTGCTTTGAATTCCGATGCAACTGTACGCTATGCAACTAAGAAAGAGCCAAATGAGTCTATTTCAGAAGAAGACTACAAAGATAATTCTAAATATAATACTTATGTAAATAAAGGTTTACCAAGTGGACCGATAAGTAATGTTTCTGACGAAACGGCAAGAACGACAATTAATCCACCTAAGACAGAGTATTATTATTATACAAAATCGAAAAGTGGTAAAATTTTATTTGCTGAAACATTAAAAGAGCAAGAAAAAAATAGAGAAAAATAGGTGGATACAAAGCAAGAACGCAATGAGATGTCGTATAAGCGTTCTTGTTTTGTATTTATACTTACTATTTATTCGAAAATATGGTAAAATATCTAATGTTTATAAAACATATTACGGATATGACTGATACATACTAACTAGCCAATGGACTAGTTGGGTTTTTTATTATATTGAAGTGTAAGGAAGTTGTAACATGGACAAAGATATAGAATATATCGAACAATTACTTTTTCAAAATTCATCTCAAATAGATGAATTAAGATCATATGCTACTGAGCATAATGTTCCAATAATGGATAAAATATCAACAGAATTTGTTAAACAAATCATTAGAATTAAAGATGTGAAAAATATTCTTGAAATTGGAACGGCGATTGGATACAGTGCTATGCATTTTGCTTCATGCAATCCTAACTTGAAAGTTTGGACTATTGAAAGAAGCGAGGAAATGTATGAACAAGCATTATCAAATATTAAACATTATCAATTTGATAATCAAATTGATGTGATATTTTCTGATGCTTTAGAAGCTTATGATTTATTGCCACCTAACGAAACGTTTGACATGATTTTTATTGATGCCGCTAAAGCCCAGTCACAAAAGTTCTTTGAACTGTATGAACCATTGCTTAATAATGAGGGTATTATCATTACTGATAATATTTTATATCATGGTTTTGTAAGTGACATAGATATTGTGAGAAATAGAAATGTTAAACAAATGGTTAAGAAAGTTCAAAACTATAATCAATGGCTTATGAATCATTCTGACTATACCACTACATTGATTAACATTGGCGATGGCATGGCTATTTCTAAAAAGGAGCATACAAAATGACAGAATTATTAGTGACGCCTAAATCCGTTCAACATATTGAGAAACTAATAGAATTAGGTGCTGATGCGTTTGTCATAGGTGAAGAGAAATTTGGTTTGAGACTTGCAGGCGAATTTAAAGAACCTGAACTTCGCGAAGCAATTAAACTAATTCATAAACATGGCAAAAAAGCATATATAGCTGTAAATGGTATTTTTCATAATGAGCATATTGATGATTTAGAAGCTTATATCGATTTATTACATGAGTTGAAAGCAGATAGAATTATATTCGGTGATCCAGCCGTTGTCATGGCTATGAAACATCGTGAAAATCCTATCCCGTTAAATTGGAGTGCCGAAACGATTGTAACAAATCATTTTCAATGTAATTACTGGGGAGATAGAGGATCTCAGAGAGCCGTGCTTGCACGTGAATTAAGCATTGAAGAAGTGCTGGAGATTAAAGAAAAAAGTAATGTTGAAATTGAAGTACAAGTACATGGAATGACCTGCATGTTCCAATCAAAAAGGAAATTGCTTGGTAATTATTTTATGTATCAAGATAAAGTTATGAAGATTGAAAACAGAAAAGAAAATGACAATATGCTTCTGTATGACGAAGAGCGTAGCAATAAATATCCGATTTATGAAGATGGTAATGGTACGCATATTATGAGTCCGAACGATATTTGTTTGATCGAAGACTTAGAAGAATTATTAGAAGCTCAAATAGACTCATTTAAAATTGATGGTGTTCTTCAAACAGAGGAATATATTAATATTGCGACTGAGCAATACAGACAAGCTATTGATTTATTTAACGAAGACCCAGAATTATACGAAGATGAAAAGTTTATGTTACTTGAACCAATCGAAGAAGTTCAAAAAGATTATCGTCCTATGGATCAAGGATTCTTGTTTAAACAAACAGTTTATTAAGATTAATTAAAGGAATGATTAAAATGAAGGTTTTAGAACCTATAGGAGCTAGTCGTCACACTAAGATTAAGAAACCTGAATTACTAGCACCAGCAGGCAATTTAGAAAAACTGAAAATTGCTGTCCATTACGGGGCAGACGCAGTATTTTTAGGTGGTCAAGAATATGGATTAAGGTCTAACGCCGATAATTTTACTATGGAAGAAATTAAAGAAGGCGTTGAGTTTGCTGCTAAATATGGTGCAAAGATTTACGTCACAACTAATATTTTTGCACATGACGAAAACATTCCAGGTTTGGAAGACTATTTAAGAAATTTAAATGATACTGGCGCACATGGCATCATTGTTGCAGATCCGCTTATTATTGAAACATGTAAACGCGTTGCGCCAAGTTTAGAAATTCATTTAAGTACTCAACAATCATTGTCTAACTACCGCGCTGTACAATATTGGAAAGAAGAAGGCCTCCAACGTGTCGTACTTGCCCGAGAAACAAGTGCTGAAGAAATGCGTGAAATGAAAGAAAAAGTTGATATAGAAATAGAAACATTTATACATGGTGCGATGTGTATTGCATACTCTGGCAGATGTACGTTAAGCAATCACATGACGGCAAGAGACTCTAACAGAGGGGGATGTTGTCAAAGTTGTCGTTGGGATTATGATTTAATTTCAGTGGAAAAAGACGGTGAATTAGAGCCATATTTCGATGATAAAGACACCACGCCATTTGCAATGAGTCCAAAAGACTTGAAATTAATTGAATCTATACCTACAATGATGGACATTGGTATTGATTCATTAAAGATTGAAGGTCGCATGAAATCTATTCATTATATTGCGACAGTCGTATCAGTATATCGTAAAGTCATTGACCGTTATGCTGAAGACCCTGAGAACTTTAAAATTGATCCTAGATGGTTAATTGAATTGGATAAATGTGCTAATAGAGACACTGCACCTGCATTTTTTGAAGGTGTTCCGCATTATGAAGAACAAATGTTTGGACAACAATCAAATAAAAAAACACCTTTTGATTTTTGTGGATTAGTGTTAGACTATGACGCAGAATCTCAAATAGCTACCATTCAACAAAGAAATTATTTTAAACCTGGACAAGAAATTGAATTTTTCGGTCCAGAAATTGAAAATTTCACACAAGTCATCGATAAAATTTATGATGAAAACGGTGAGGAATTAGACGCAGCAAGACATCCACTTCAAATTTTACAAATAAAAGTGGATCGTCCGATTTATCCAAAAAACATGATGAGAAAGGGAATCGTTTGATGGGAAAGACTACAATCATAGGTATTGCAGGGGGTTCTGGTTCAGGAAAGACTTCTGTAACATCCGAAATAATGAAAAATTTAGATGGATATAGTGTTGCATTAATTGAGCAAGATTACTATTATAAAGATCAATCACATATGTCGTTTGAAGATAGACTTAAGACAAACTATGATCATCCATTTGCTTTCGATAATGAAAGATTAAAGCATGACTTAAAGAATCTAAAAGAAGGACAAGCAATTGAAGTACCAACGTATGATTATTCTAATCATACAAGAAGTGATAAAACGATTAGATTCGAACCTAAAGATGTTGTTATACTAGAAGGTATTTTCGCTTTAGAGAACGAAAGTTTAAGAGATTTAATGGATGTTAAGATTTATGTTGATACTGATGCTGATTTAAGAATATTACGTCGTTTAGCAAGAGATATAAAAGATAGAGGACGTACTATGGAATCAGTAATTGATCAATACCTATCAGTTGTAAGACCGATGCATATCCAATTTATAGAACCAACGAAAAAGTATGCGGATATCATCATCCCTGAAGGTGGTAGCAATAAGGTAGCGATTGATATCATGACAACGAAGATCCAATCACTCGTTAAAAATATTTAAATAATTACAAAGTAAAGGAAGATGGAAGAATGGAAACACAAAAAGAATTTCCTATGACACAGGAAGGTTTCAACAAATTAGAAAAAGAATTAGAAGAATTAAAAACTGTAAAACGACCAGAAGTCGTGGAAAAAATAAAAGTAGCGCGTAGTTTTGGAGATTTATCTGAGAACTCTGAGTATGATGCTGCTAAAGACGAACAAGGATTTATCGAACAAGAAATTCAAAAAATCGAAAATATGATTCGTCATGCTCAAATTATTGAAGACAATGGATCTAAAAATGATATCCAAATTGGAAGAACTGTAACATTTACTGAAATTCCAGGTAATGATGAAGAAAGCTATAAAATTGTAGGTTCAGCAGAAGCAGATCCTTTTGAAGGAAAAATTTCTAACGAATCTCCAATTGCTAAAGCGCTAATTGGTAAAAAAGTAAATGACGAAGTTAACGTGCCATTACCAAATGGTAATGAAATGAAAGTCAAAATTGTAAAAATAGATTAATTATTTTGCAATTTAGTAAAAAATACTGTAAAAACATTGAAATTAAATGTTTTTACAGTATTTTTTTTATATATAAAGCATGTTATTATGATAAGGTAAAATTGTTTTAATAATCTGTTTATTTAATAATTTTTGAAATAAGGGGTGGTAAAATTGAATATTCGTCAAATTAGCGAAACTCATTTTATGATTTACGAACAAAATGAAATTAATCCTGAAGTTAGGGATAAAATTTCAAACATAGTATCACATATTGAGTCATACAAGCATCCTGCCATATTAAGTGTAACATCTTCATATACATCCATTATGGTGGCGTTTGATGCTACAACGTATACATATGAAAAGTTAATTAAAGAATTGAATCTTCAAAACATTAATTTTGAGTCCGACAGTGGCAAGAAATCTAAAAAAGTGATTACATTACCTGTTGTCTATGGAGAACAATATGGGCCAGATTTAAACATTGTGGCGGAACATTCACAATTAACAAAAGAAGAAGTGATTAAATTGCACTCGGACGAGAATTACTTGATTTATGCAATTGGATTTTTACCAGGATTTCCATTTTTAGGGGGATTAAATAAACAGTTATATACACCGAGAAAAGAAACGCCTAGAAGCAAAATCAAATCAGGATCTGTTGGTATAGCTAATAATCAAACAGGGTTATATCCGAAAGAATCACCTGGAGGATGGCAAATTATTGGTCGTACACCTGTTGATGTATTCAACCTAGAGAGAAACCCAATGATTTTATACGAAGCAGGAGATTACATATCTTTCAAAGCGATTGAAGAACAAGAATTTCAAGAAATTGAGCGAGAAATCGAAAGTGGAAAGTTTGATTACAGTAGATTAGTAGGTGAATTAAATTGAAATGTATAAAGCCAGGTTTGTTTACAACCGTTCAAGATTTAGGTAGAACAAAATATGAAAAAGATGGTTTTTCTGTAGCAGGCGTTATGAATCAATATTTCTACAACATTGCAAACGCACTAGTTGATAATGAGGGCGCATCAGTATTAGAAATCACGATGAATGGTCCTGTTCTTCAATTTAATGCTTCAAATATTTTTGCTTTTGTAGCGCTAGATGCTGAAATATTTTTAGATGATCAACAAATTCCAGTGAATACTGCGATATATGTTGAGAAGGGACAAGTGCTCAATATAAAAAGTATTACAGCTGGAGCGAGAGGCTACTTAGCATTTCATAAACCATTAAATATTTTACCTGTTTTAGAAAGCGCTTCCACACATACGAGAAGTGGTATAGGTGGATATAAAGGAAGAACATTAAAACGAAATGATGTGTTTTATTTCAAGGATAAACCCGTTAACTATGACATTATAGGTAACACATTTAACTTAAACAATGTTCATGAACCTAATACGATACCCATTATTGAAGGTCTTCAATTCGAACAATTCGAACTAGAGTCCAAGCAGTTATTAGTGAGTCAAACGTATAGCATCTCTGACATGTCAGATCGCATGGGCTATCGATTAAATGGGGAAAAATCTTTAGTTCATATAGATAGTGCTGATATCATTTCAGAACCAATTGCACCAGGAAGTGTACAAGTACCTAATAATGGCCAACCCATTATTTTGTTGAATGATCGCCAAACTATCGGTGGATATACTAAAATTGCCACTGTAAGTTTTGTAGGACGAGAAAAACTAGCACAATTAAAAGCTCAAGATCGTTTGCAATTTAAATGGATTACAGTGGAAGAAGCAACGAAAGAATATAAGGCGTATATCAAACAAATGAGACAAGATATTGAAACAATCAAATTGAAGAAATATAAAGACTTAAGCATTGTTAGACCGAAATCTAAGAAAATAGCAAAACTTATAAAAGGGGAATAAAACGTGAATATCGAAAAAATAGAAGATGTAATTAAGTTAATGAAAAATAATGGCGTTTCATATA
This portion of the Mammaliicoccus vitulinus genome encodes:
- a CDS encoding DUF1292 domain-containing protein, which translates into the protein MTEHNHEEHLDINNEEELLTLIDEDNNEVLYRKVLEFYHPEFKKEYIILAEEGTENEEEVELIPMINEANDDGEGGKLLPVETDEEWEMIEEIVNTEMDDV
- the mltG gene encoding endolytic transglycosylase MltG, which encodes MGKNSIYKDARLLSKYISITIIGILFLLFLLITIVGLIFVGINIKPVNADSNEQVIVEVNPNTTTEMLSHQLADKKIIRNVTIFKYYLKLNNISSFQAGEYKFSPSMSPREIAKSLESGKVYLKTAIQFDVKEGSNLELIAGIIEENTSISREAFLKKMRDLDYIKKFQKKYPDMLTDEVLNKNLRYPLEGYFAPSTYQFSKSDVSIDDITNEMLKETYNSTYKIYKDNGGFKFTSNYEEKKITFHEYLTLTSMVELEMKKMTDKSRYVSMLINRIENNPQIALNSDATVRYATKKEPNESISEEDYKDNSKYNTYVNKGLPSGPISNVSDETARTTINPPKTEYYYYTKSKSGKILFAETLKEQEKNREK
- a CDS encoding O-methyltransferase, translating into MDKDIEYIEQLLFQNSSQIDELRSYATEHNVPIMDKISTEFVKQIIRIKDVKNILEIGTAIGYSAMHFASCNPNLKVWTIERSEEMYEQALSNIKHYQFDNQIDVIFSDALEAYDLLPPNETFDMIFIDAAKAQSQKFFELYEPLLNNEGIIITDNILYHGFVSDIDIVRNRNVKQMVKKVQNYNQWLMNHSDYTTTLINIGDGMAISKKEHTK
- a CDS encoding peptidase U32 family protein — its product is MTELLVTPKSVQHIEKLIELGADAFVIGEEKFGLRLAGEFKEPELREAIKLIHKHGKKAYIAVNGIFHNEHIDDLEAYIDLLHELKADRIIFGDPAVVMAMKHRENPIPLNWSAETIVTNHFQCNYWGDRGSQRAVLARELSIEEVLEIKEKSNVEIEVQVHGMTCMFQSKRKLLGNYFMYQDKVMKIENRKENDNMLLYDEERSNKYPIYEDGNGTHIMSPNDICLIEDLEELLEAQIDSFKIDGVLQTEEYINIATEQYRQAIDLFNEDPELYEDEKFMLLEPIEEVQKDYRPMDQGFLFKQTVY
- a CDS encoding peptidase U32 family protein, encoding MKVLEPIGASRHTKIKKPELLAPAGNLEKLKIAVHYGADAVFLGGQEYGLRSNADNFTMEEIKEGVEFAAKYGAKIYVTTNIFAHDENIPGLEDYLRNLNDTGAHGIIVADPLIIETCKRVAPSLEIHLSTQQSLSNYRAVQYWKEEGLQRVVLARETSAEEMREMKEKVDIEIETFIHGAMCIAYSGRCTLSNHMTARDSNRGGCCQSCRWDYDLISVEKDGELEPYFDDKDTTPFAMSPKDLKLIESIPTMMDIGIDSLKIEGRMKSIHYIATVVSVYRKVIDRYAEDPENFKIDPRWLIELDKCANRDTAPAFFEGVPHYEEQMFGQQSNKKTPFDFCGLVLDYDAESQIATIQQRNYFKPGQEIEFFGPEIENFTQVIDKIYDENGEELDAARHPLQILQIKVDRPIYPKNMMRKGIV
- the udk gene encoding uridine kinase codes for the protein MGKTTIIGIAGGSGSGKTSVTSEIMKNLDGYSVALIEQDYYYKDQSHMSFEDRLKTNYDHPFAFDNERLKHDLKNLKEGQAIEVPTYDYSNHTRSDKTIRFEPKDVVILEGIFALENESLRDLMDVKIYVDTDADLRILRRLARDIKDRGRTMESVIDQYLSVVRPMHIQFIEPTKKYADIIIPEGGSNKVAIDIMTTKIQSLVKNI
- the greA gene encoding transcription elongation factor GreA, which produces METQKEFPMTQEGFNKLEKELEELKTVKRPEVVEKIKVARSFGDLSENSEYDAAKDEQGFIEQEIQKIENMIRHAQIIEDNGSKNDIQIGRTVTFTEIPGNDEESYKIVGSAEADPFEGKISNESPIAKALIGKKVNDEVNVPLPNGNEMKVKIVKID
- the pxpB gene encoding 5-oxoprolinase subunit PxpB, producing MNIRQISETHFMIYEQNEINPEVRDKISNIVSHIESYKHPAILSVTSSYTSIMVAFDATTYTYEKLIKELNLQNINFESDSGKKSKKVITLPVVYGEQYGPDLNIVAEHSQLTKEEVIKLHSDENYLIYAIGFLPGFPFLGGLNKQLYTPRKETPRSKIKSGSVGIANNQTGLYPKESPGGWQIIGRTPVDVFNLERNPMILYEAGDYISFKAIEEQEFQEIEREIESGKFDYSRLVGELN
- a CDS encoding biotin-dependent carboxyltransferase family protein → MKCIKPGLFTTVQDLGRTKYEKDGFSVAGVMNQYFYNIANALVDNEGASVLEITMNGPVLQFNASNIFAFVALDAEIFLDDQQIPVNTAIYVEKGQVLNIKSITAGARGYLAFHKPLNILPVLESASTHTRSGIGGYKGRTLKRNDVFYFKDKPVNYDIIGNTFNLNNVHEPNTIPIIEGLQFEQFELESKQLLVSQTYSISDMSDRMGYRLNGEKSLVHIDSADIISEPIAPGSVQVPNNGQPIILLNDRQTIGGYTKIATVSFVGREKLAQLKAQDRLQFKWITVEEATKEYKAYIKQMRQDIETIKLKKYKDLSIVRPKSKKIAKLIKGE